In one Corallococcus sp. EGB genomic region, the following are encoded:
- the ruvB gene encoding Holliday junction branch migration DNA helicase RuvB yields MAMARKSDDTLSGDVQPEDIRLEASLRPRTFDEYVGQGAVVEKLKVYVAAAKNRGDALDHCLFSGPPGLGKTSLAHLIANELGVGIHVTSGPALERKGDLAGLLTNLNERDILFIDEIHRLNAAVEEYLYPAMEDFRLDITIDTGPAARAMKIDLPPFTLVGATTRTGLLTSPLRDRFQIQERLEYYEPRFLEQILDRSARILGVPMDRAASREVSTRSRGTPRIANRLLRRLRDFAQVEGNGRITYDLAHDSLSRLGVDASGLDAMDRKILLTILEKFGGGPVGVETIAASVGEQRDTLEDVYEPFLMQEGFLMRTPRGRTATLRTYQYFKKTPPPSSPQGALF; encoded by the coding sequence ATGGCGATGGCGAGGAAGTCCGACGACACCCTCTCGGGAGATGTTCAGCCGGAAGACATCCGGCTGGAGGCCTCCCTGCGCCCACGCACCTTCGACGAGTACGTGGGACAGGGCGCGGTCGTCGAGAAGCTCAAGGTGTACGTGGCCGCGGCGAAGAATCGCGGCGACGCGCTGGACCACTGCCTGTTCTCCGGGCCCCCGGGCCTGGGCAAGACGTCGCTCGCGCACCTCATCGCGAACGAGCTGGGCGTGGGCATCCACGTCACCAGCGGCCCCGCGCTGGAGCGCAAGGGCGACCTTGCGGGCCTGCTCACCAACCTCAACGAGCGGGACATCCTCTTCATCGACGAAATCCATCGCCTCAACGCCGCCGTGGAGGAGTACCTCTACCCGGCGATGGAGGACTTCCGGCTGGACATCACCATCGACACCGGGCCCGCCGCCCGCGCGATGAAGATCGACCTGCCGCCCTTCACGCTGGTGGGCGCCACCACGCGCACGGGCCTGCTTACGTCCCCCTTGCGCGACCGCTTCCAGATCCAGGAGCGGCTGGAGTACTACGAGCCCAGGTTCCTGGAGCAGATCCTGGACCGCTCCGCGCGCATCCTCGGCGTGCCCATGGACCGCGCCGCCAGCCGCGAGGTCTCCACCCGCTCGCGCGGCACGCCCCGCATCGCCAACCGCCTCTTGCGCCGCCTTCGCGACTTCGCGCAGGTGGAGGGCAACGGCCGCATCACCTACGACCTGGCGCACGACTCGCTCAGCCGCCTGGGCGTGGACGCCAGCGGCCTGGACGCGATGGACCGGAAGATCCTCCTGACCATCCTGGAGAAGTTCGGCGGCGGCCCGGTGGGCGTGGAGACCATCGCCGCGAGCGTGGGCGAACAGCGCGACACCCTCGAGGACGTCTACGAGCCCTTCCTCATGCAGGAGGGCTTCCTCATGCGCACGCCCCGGGGCCGCACCGCCACGCTGCGCACCTACCAGTACTTCAAGAAGACTCCGCCCCCCAGCTCCCCGCAAGGCGCGCTCTTCTAG